Below is a window of Propionispora hippei DSM 15287 DNA.
TGGCTCTCCACATAGCCTGCCAGCGGAACTCCCAGCTTGGCATCAAAGTTTCGAACAGCCCTTACCACGGCCAGCCAGCCTTCAGCCTCCGCTTCTTCGGCGATAGACCGCACATGAGACTGCCAGGCATAACGTTTGACCAGACCGGTAAATTGCCGGCACAAGAGAGAAAATGCCTTTTCATCGCCCTGCCGGGTCTGCTCTGCCAGTTCTGTAATATCCATATCCTTCTCACCTTTATGTGAGAAACCGGTTTCTCGGATTCGCGCTGGCTTTACTCTACCATGGGTAATTCTGTAAAAACAAAAGCCAGCCTGGCACAAGTAACTGTGTCAAGCTGGCTTAGGTCAGCAGGCAATTAACGGCAGCGGGACCGTCATGGGTCGTCACGCCGCTTCGGCTCCGCCGCAGTTGTTATGTATATGATTGCAGTTCCATCCACTCTTCATATTTGGCGGCCAAAGCGGCCTCCGCCTCACTATAACGGGCCGACAGTTCATGGCTGACGGCCGGATCAGTATGGCTGGCCGGATCATTCAACTGAATTTCCAGTCCTTTCAATTCGGCTTCCAGTCCGGCGATTTCCTCTTCCAGCTTGCGGGCCAGCCGTTCGGTATCCTGTGGCCGACGTGTTCGCTCGGTCTTTTTAGCCGCCGGTTTTTCACTCTTGTCCGGTTTTACCGATTGAACGGTTGGACTAGACTGCTCAGCCGCTTTTTTCTCGCGGTAATAGCTGTAATTTCCCGCGTACTCCGCCAAGGCCCCTTCAGTCAGTTCGACGACACAATTGGCCACCTTATCTAAGAAATAGCGGTCATGGGACACCGCCAAAAAAGTCCCGGGAAAGGCACAAATAGCCTCTTCCACCGCCTCCTTGGCCGGAATATCCAAATGATTGGTCGGTTCATCAAGAATAAGAAAATTTGCTCCAGTCAGCATGAGCTTTAAAAAGGCCAGACGGGCTTTTTCGCCGCCGCTTAAATCGCCAATGATTTTAAATACATCGTCACCGGTAAATAAAAAGGCTCCCAGGTAATGACGGGCCCGCTCCTCGCTAAAACCATATTCCAGCATGATTTCGTCCAACACCCGGTTCAGCGGATTCAGGCCTTCGTGCTCCTGGGAAAAATAGCCGATTTTGACCCGGCTGCCCAGCTTGACCCGTCCGCCGGCAGCCGGCAGCTCACCGGTCAGCAGTTTTAGCAGCGTAGTCTTACCGGCACCGTTAGGACCGACCAGTGCCACTCCGTCACCGCGGCGGATGAGCAGCGACACCTTGTCAAAAACAACCCGGGAACCGTAAGCTGCCGTGGCTTCCAGCAGTTCCGCCACCCGCTCGCCGCACTCGGCCGGCGGATTAAAGGCAAAATAATCGAATCGCGCCTCATGACCGGGCAATATAATCCGCTCCAGCCGGTTCAACTGCGATTGACGGCCGCGGGCCTGCTTGGACTTGATGCCGGCCTTATAACGGCGGATGTATTCCTCGGTCCGGGCAATATGGGCCTGCTGCTTGGCATAGGCGCCGGCCAGCGAGGCCGTCCGTTCGGCCTTCTGGGCCAAATAGCCGGTATAATTGGCTTTGTAAACAGTAACGGCCTGATGCTCCAGTTCAAAAATCCGGTCCACGACCCGGTCCAAAAAGTAACGGTCATGGGAAATGATAAGAACCCCGCCGCTGTAGCTTGTCAAATAGTCTTCCAGCCATTCCACCATGCCGATATCCAGATGATTGGTCGGCTCGTCCAAGAATAGGAAATCAGGCTGTCGGATCAAGGCCCGGGCCAGAAAAATCCGTGTCTTCTGTCCGCCGGAAAATGTTGTAAGGGGCCGGGGAAAATCCTCTTCTGTAAAGCCCAGGCCAAACGCCACCCGCCGGACCCGACTTTCGTATTCATAACCGCCGCCCTGCTCAAACCGCTCCAATGTGCGGGAGTAAGCGGCCATCAACGTCTCCTGCGCCGACCCATCCTGTTCAGCGGCTATATCCTGCTCCAGCCGGCGCAAATCGGCCTGCCAGGCGATCACTTCCTGATAAGCCGAGCACAACTCCTCATACAGCGTCCCTTCACCTAGCTGCGCGTCCTGCTCCACATAGCTGATGGTCTCGCCCGGCGGCAGCAGCACACTGCCGTCGTCAGCCTTCTCCCGGCCAAGCAAACAGCGCAGCAAGGTCGTCTTGCCGGCCCCGTTGCCGCCGATCAGACCGGCCTTCTCACCGCGCCGCAATTCAAAACTGACTTCCTTAAACAGGGTTTCCACACCAAACGCCTTGGAAAGCCTGTCTACCCGTAAAACTCCCATTCATTCACCCCGTAATCTTACTAAAACATAACACAAAAAAACTCTATCATAACTGATAGAGTTCGCTGCCACTCCTCACTCTCCTGCTTCCAGCCTGCAGGCAGCTTCATCACAGGGCATTCCACAATACGGGCAGCCAATTGTCAAGCCGGCTTGAACCGTAAATATCCCGCCGCAACGACTGCATTTATAATATTGTTCGATCGTCTCAGACCCAGTTTCCACAGTGGCTCGCCTCCCCAGCACCTCATTCAGCGAAAACCTCGTGCTACACTCCATAATTCCGCCGGATAAGTAACTACCTTGTCACAGCATATGCAGCTTATGGCAATATTATGCATCTCTTTACTGACGAGTCACTATCGACTGATGTCGAACTATGTAACATGATTCGCTCTTGTCATACAACATAATATCTGTTAGTATAAAGATAATCGAACATACGTTCTATGTCAAAGGAGTCTTATCATGCTTACCTACCTCTCCGCACCGGAAACTATTACCGCGCTGATCCCGGAATATACCGACACCGGCGATCACACTGTCGTCTATACAGCAGGCGGCAAAACCGCTACCTCTTTCCGGACTTCCACGCTGATCCGCCAATTGGCCCGTACCTTGGCCGTTGATTTGTCGGTACTAAAAAAGCAGACAGCTCTGGCTACGCAGCGCGCCATTCTCCAGCCGCTGCCGATCTGTCCCTCCCTCACCCTGGTGCCGGTAAAGGTCCGGCTGCCCCGGGTGCCTGGCGACAGCAGTATCGGCTATGTCAACTCCTATGGTGTTACCGGACTCGAAGCCAGCGAGCCGGCCGACAGCCCGGTTGAGCCAAAATGTCTGATTTGCCTGAAAGGAGGGGAACGTATCCCTTGCTTTTGGACAAGCCCTACCGTCCGCAAAGCTTTGCAACAGGCCCGGCTGCTCACCAGCTACCATCAAACGGCAAGACACTGCCAGCCCGTAAGAGAATCAACCGTAGCCTATGATCCTCACCTGGAACCGATTGCCCAAAAACTGGTCGAGGTATTTTACGATATACTCCGTCTCAAGCAGCACCCTTCCGGCTAATCGGCTAATATTCACCCCAGCGTCCTGCCCGGCCCCCTTCATATTGCCTAAGCAAGGAGCCGGTTACGCCGGCAAAATTCTCGGCAGTCAGCCGGGAGCCGATATCCAGAATATGCACCACATCACCGCGACACAGGGGAAGTGCCTCGGCCACTGACAGTACGGTGTCGGAGGCATGCACCACCCGCAGCATGGGATTCTGATCTGCCAGCCTGTCTAAAATCGCCGGCGTCAAATCTCTTGACTGCCGGTCAAGAATTACTATATCGCAATCCGCGTCGGCCAGCTCCACCTTTTGCACCAGTTCCCGGAGCAGGCTCTCCACCTGCTGTTCCGCATCGCGGGTAACAATCAGAAAGGACACGCTGACCCCCTGCCCAAGCTGCGGTACCACGGCCCACAGCCACAGCTCCCGGATCAGACAATAGAGCCCGTACAGAGCAAGTGATATCAATACCACACTGACCGGATATGACAACAACAAAATATCCTACCCCCTTTTCCTGGGATAGGATAGCTTATGCAGGGTAACCCGCTAGGGTGACTGCCCGGCATTAATCACCGGGCAATTCCACTATTTTGTGTTTTAAGGCGTACAGAACAGCCTGAGTACGGTCAGTCACATTAATTTTGCGAAAGATATTGGTCAGATGGTTTTTTACCGTCTTTTCACTTAAAAACAGCTTCTGGGCAATCGCCAGATTGCTTAGCCCCTGACAGGTATAGTAGAGCACTTCCTTTTCCCTTCCGGTCAGGCGTTCCTCGCTTGGCAAATCGGCAATCTTTACGGATTCGGCCCTTCTGATCTCCTGACCGCGCATCTGGTTGAACAGGCGCTTGGCCAAGGTGGGATAAATGAACGAATCGCCACCGTGGACACAGCGGATGGCCTGTACCAGCATCCGCGGCTCCACATCCTTCAATAAGTAGCCGGACGCGCCGGACCGGATTACTTCCACTACATAACTATCATCATCGTGAATGGTTAAGATCACGATTTTAGTGTGGCCCGAGTCTCCCAACCGCCTGGCCACCTCCAAGCCGTTCAGCCGCGGCATATTAATATCCAGCAGCAGTACGTCAGGCTTCAATTTTCTAACCTTCTCTATGGTTTCTTCGCCATCACCGGCTTCACCAATTACACGGAAATCCGGCTCCAACTCCAAAGCGTTTTTGATTCCCTGCCGGAGCAGGGCATGATCATCGGCAACCAAAATTGTAATAACCATAACTATCACCCCATTTTAACTACGACCACAATTCATTGTCAGCATCACAAAGGGACACCAATAGCACAAAGGAAACCATTCATCTTACGGATCTCTGTCACCGCCCCTCTGCACTTTGTGTCCTTTGGTATGTAAAACTTTCTCAGACATAATTTCTACAAAAAACAAAATAATCCTGTCCTTTCGGACAGGATTATTTTTTTACAGCTTTTAATATTGTTGCTTATTGCTTTAATGCTTTCAGACGGGGCCCCATAATTCGCTTATAGGCCTCTACACCGGGCTGATCAAAACCGTCGACATTGGCCAACTCGCCTTCATAAGCAATGGAAAGAGCCAACAGATAGAGAATTTCCCCTAAGTGATAAGCATCCAGCTTCGGCAGGACAAAGGTCGCATTAAACCGATTTTCACTGATCAACGCCTCGGCATTGGATTCCCGGGCTACGTCCAGGGCCTGGCTGAGCCGCAAGCCGGAGATTTCCGACAGCTTAGCCGCCGAAGGAAATACATCGGGAATGACCAGGTCGTTTTCCCATTCGGCAATTTTGACAAATTGAACAACTTTGTCCTTCTTACCTTCCTGATGCTGCTGAGTCTGGGCATGCATATCGGTCGTGCCGACAGCCACAATCGGAGTGCGTCCATAAAATACCTCGCCGCCTTCCCGGTCATAACGCTTGCCGAGCGACTCGGCTAATAGCTGTACATACCATTCAGCCAGCGATTTCAGGTAATCGGCGTAAGGCATAAATACTTCCACATCCCGACCATGATTAACGGCAGCCAGATATTTTAAAACCGCGTTCAGCATAGCCGGATTTTGCCAGATATCCGGTGTCCGGCAGACTTCATCCATATCTTTGGCGCCAGCCAGAAAGGCATCAATATCAACTCCCAGGCAGGCCGCCGTCACTAAGCCCACTTCCGAAAAAATGCTAAACCGGCCGCCTACGCCATCGGGTATGCTGAAGGTATTCCAACCCTGCTCATCGGCCAAACGTTTTAACAGCGTCGCCTTGTCGCCGCCGGCCGGATCGGTTACAGCAACAACTTCTACCTCCATGCCGGGTTCCTGTTTTAACGCCTCGTAAACAACCATAAAGGTCGACATGGTATCCAGCGTACCGCCTGATTTGGACATGACGATCAAGAGCACTTTATAGGGAGCCGTTTCGCCATGCACTTTTTTGATCTGGGCCTCGTTCTTCAACTGCTGAATCATATCCGTAGTGCGGCGCGCATCAATATTATTGCCGTTAAAGTACAGCTTCGGATAGCCGTTGCGTTCTTTCTGTGACTTGCTGTTCCAAAACTCACCCGCACAGGCATCAAAGAATACTTTATTGCCCAGGAACGAACCGCCAATTCCAAAGGATACCACGCTGTCCACCTTGTAGCGCAAGGACTCGCCGAAGTCTTTCAGTCGTTTAATCGAAGCCGGCGAGTTTAAATTGCCTTCCACCACATAGGGTAGTTGAGAAAATAACACCCGTTCCGGCGCACCATCCTTCGACAAATGACCGCGCACCTCACCGGTAGCCCGCATATGCTCCACCGCCCGGTGGGCCAGACGAATCCGGTCGGCCAACGCCTCGATATCGGCGTCGGATACTTTTCCTGTTCCATACAGATTTTCATAATCAAAAATAAACCCGGAGTTTAATTTCAGACAGCCTTTTGTTTCGGACACATTCATCATCCTCTCATCTATTATGCTACTCTTCACAATCGCCGGTTAGCACCGGTCCTATGGTTTTTGCTAAATAACGTAAAAAAGGTTCCCGCAAATCGGCCCGTTTCAGGGCAAACTCGACTGTGGCCTCCAGATATCCCTGCTTGTCACCGATATCGTATCGTCGCCCCTCAAAGTGATAGGCATATACATCCCTTTGAACCGCTAATTGCCGCAGCGCGTCGGTTAGCTGAATTTCACCGCCGCTGCCGGGCGGAGTATTTTCCAAAAGGGAGAAGATTTCGGGTTCAATGATATAGCGCCCCAGTACGGCCAGCCGTGAAGGAGCCTGATTAAGGGTTGGCTTTTCCACCAGATCGACAGCCCGGTACAGATGATGCTTAATCAGCTCCGGCTTGACGATGCCATAACTGGACACCTTGGCGGGCGCCACCTCCTGGACCCCCAGGATGCTGCCAGGCCGGTCTTCATATACATCAATGAGCTGCTTTAGACAGGGAACCGCAGAATCAATAATATCGTCACCTAAGAGAACAGCAAAAGGTTCCTGGCCAACAAACTGCTTAGCGCAAAGAACCGCATGGCCCAGCCCGCGCGCTTCTTTTTGCCGCACATAGTGGATGGTGACGGCCGACAGCTCCTCAATCATTCCGAGCAGGTCGTATTTCCCCTGCTCTTTGAGCGTCAGTTCCAATTCCACCGCCCGGTCGAAATGGTCTTCAATCGCCCGCTTGTTGCGGCCGGTGATAATCAGAATCTCTTCAATACCTGACTGCACCGCTTCTTCAATAATATACTGAATAGCCGGTTTATCAACAATCGGCAGCATTTCCTTCGGCTGTGCCTTGGTGGCCGGCAAAAAGCGGGTTCCCAGCCCCGCCGCCGGAATCACGGCTTTCCGTATTTTACTTTTATGTGTCATTGGCATAGCTACACCACCTTATATTCATTATCCCCAGGGATATAATACTCTAACCCAGTCAGAATACTAGGCTTATAGACTAAAAAGCCCGCTTTCTACCTCAGACATCAGAATATACTTTTTAATGTATTTAAAAAACAATTCGCCCATTTACTAAAAAATCCTGCCAGCCAGTTGGTAAAAATCGGGTTAAATTATTCACAAGCGAACCACTGACTACCGGAGTTTTACCGCTACAATACCCAGATATTCATGGAGTGCAATATAGGAATAACGCAATCCTTCAGCTGACGGCACTAAATTATTCACATAAATGGAATTGCCACCGATACTAACTAAATAATCGGATGGATAAGGGATGACGGCAATCCCTTCTTTAGCAAAATTCAACACCGAACGTTCCATGTGGAAAGCAGAAGTCACCAAAATGGGTTTTTTAAATCCTTTTTCCATAAGAATCCCGCGAACATTATGAGCATTTTGCTCGGTGTTCAAACTGGTATCGTCTATCAGAATTTCATTCTCCGGAACACCGATGCCAGTAAGGATGCGCTTGCCGATGACCGCCTCCCGGCCGGAATCATCAAATACCTGCCCACCGGACAAAATCACCGGTATACCCAGTCCTTTCTGCAATCTGGCGGCGGTCAGCAGCCGGTTGGCCGCATTTCCGCTAAGCTGCCCCGTCCCATTAATATCAGGAGTACCAAAGGTAGCGCCGCCGCCAAGCATGACAATAACATCACCAGTTGGATTTTCAGGTGGAACAAACCGGATTTCCAATGTTTTTAACAATAAATTTCCCACAAAAAGAGTTGATAGAAAA
It encodes the following:
- a CDS encoding ABC-F family ATP-binding cassette domain-containing protein; this translates as MGVLRVDRLSKAFGVETLFKEVSFELRRGEKAGLIGGNGAGKTTLLRCLLGREKADDGSVLLPPGETISYVEQDAQLGEGTLYEELCSAYQEVIAWQADLRRLEQDIAAEQDGSAQETLMAAYSRTLERFEQGGGYEYESRVRRVAFGLGFTEEDFPRPLTTFSGGQKTRIFLARALIRQPDFLFLDEPTNHLDIGMVEWLEDYLTSYSGGVLIISHDRYFLDRVVDRIFELEHQAVTVYKANYTGYLAQKAERTASLAGAYAKQQAHIARTEEYIRRYKAGIKSKQARGRQSQLNRLERIILPGHEARFDYFAFNPPAECGERVAELLEATAAYGSRVVFDKVSLLIRRGDGVALVGPNGAGKTTLLKLLTGELPAAGGRVKLGSRVKIGYFSQEHEGLNPLNRVLDEIMLEYGFSEERARHYLGAFLFTGDDVFKIIGDLSGGEKARLAFLKLMLTGANFLILDEPTNHLDIPAKEAVEEAICAFPGTFLAVSHDRYFLDKVANCVVELTEGALAEYAGNYSYYREKKAAEQSSPTVQSVKPDKSEKPAAKKTERTRRPQDTERLARKLEEEIAGLEAELKGLEIQLNDPASHTDPAVSHELSARYSEAEAALAAKYEEWMELQSYT
- a CDS encoding glycosyltransferase, with the translated sequence MLLSYPVSVVLISLALYGLYCLIRELWLWAVVPQLGQGVSVSFLIVTRDAEQQVESLLRELVQKVELADADCDIVILDRQSRDLTPAILDRLADQNPMLRVVHASDTVLSVAEALPLCRGDVVHILDIGSRLTAENFAGVTGSLLRQYEGGRAGRWGEY
- a CDS encoding response regulator; translated protein: MVITILVADDHALLRQGIKNALELEPDFRVIGEAGDGEETIEKVRKLKPDVLLLDINMPRLNGLEVARRLGDSGHTKIVILTIHDDDSYVVEVIRSGASGYLLKDVEPRMLVQAIRCVHGGDSFIYPTLAKRLFNQMRGQEIRRAESVKIADLPSEERLTGREKEVLYYTCQGLSNLAIAQKLFLSEKTVKNHLTNIFRKINVTDRTQAVLYALKHKIVELPGD
- a CDS encoding glucose-6-phosphate isomerase, encoding MSETKGCLKLNSGFIFDYENLYGTGKVSDADIEALADRIRLAHRAVEHMRATGEVRGHLSKDGAPERVLFSQLPYVVEGNLNSPASIKRLKDFGESLRYKVDSVVSFGIGGSFLGNKVFFDACAGEFWNSKSQKERNGYPKLYFNGNNIDARRTTDMIQQLKNEAQIKKVHGETAPYKVLLIVMSKSGGTLDTMSTFMVVYEALKQEPGMEVEVVAVTDPAGGDKATLLKRLADEQGWNTFSIPDGVGGRFSIFSEVGLVTAACLGVDIDAFLAGAKDMDEVCRTPDIWQNPAMLNAVLKYLAAVNHGRDVEVFMPYADYLKSLAEWYVQLLAESLGKRYDREGGEVFYGRTPIVAVGTTDMHAQTQQHQEGKKDKVVQFVKIAEWENDLVIPDVFPSAAKLSEISGLRLSQALDVARESNAEALISENRFNATFVLPKLDAYHLGEILYLLALSIAYEGELANVDGFDQPGVEAYKRIMGPRLKALKQ
- the galU gene encoding UTP--glucose-1-phosphate uridylyltransferase GalU, which translates into the protein MTHKSKIRKAVIPAAGLGTRFLPATKAQPKEMLPIVDKPAIQYIIEEAVQSGIEEILIITGRNKRAIEDHFDRAVELELTLKEQGKYDLLGMIEELSAVTIHYVRQKEARGLGHAVLCAKQFVGQEPFAVLLGDDIIDSAVPCLKQLIDVYEDRPGSILGVQEVAPAKVSSYGIVKPELIKHHLYRAVDLVEKPTLNQAPSRLAVLGRYIIEPEIFSLLENTPPGSGGEIQLTDALRQLAVQRDVYAYHFEGRRYDIGDKQGYLEATVEFALKRADLREPFLRYLAKTIGPVLTGDCEE
- a CDS encoding YdcF family protein, giving the protein MFIYIYKFLVSFIMPPGILILAMLAITIYLAKKREQAAKWLGLLTLFFYFLSTLFVGNLLLKTLEIRFVPPENPTGDVIVMLGGGATFGTPDINGTGQLSGNAANRLLTAARLQKGLGIPVILSGGQVFDDSGREAVIGKRILTGIGVPENEILIDDTSLNTEQNAHNVRGILMEKGFKKPILVTSAFHMERSVLNFAKEGIAVIPYPSDYLVSIGGNSIYVNNLVPSAEGLRYSYIALHEYLGIVAVKLR